In Microbacterium cremeum, a genomic segment contains:
- a CDS encoding sugar ABC transporter ATP-binding protein, which produces MIKVDHQSALLDVRGVTKAFAGVQALRGVDLEILPGEVHCILGQNGAGKSTLIKTLAGVHRPDEGVISWLGEPVEIPTPEAAIELGIATMYQELDVVDGLTIAENIFLGHELSRGGFTKRSEAARQTRELLRRLGHGSLSPHTEVGQLSAANKQIVSMARALSHDIKLIIMDEPSAVLDGEEVKNLFHVVRELTSAGIAVVYITHRLEEIRQIGDRITVLKDGRSMASGLPVADTPTPELIRLMTGRSVENVFPPAVPLPDEAPVVLEVQGLAAAGVFEDVSFSVRAGEVVGLAGLVGSGRSEILETVYGARRATAGTVKVGGKKLPRGSVVAAVRAGIGLSPEERKSQGLVLDEPIYVNVTLSSVSRFAKAGFLDERAERTATREQIEALELRPADPDREAITLSGGNQQKILLARWLVHGTRVLLLDEPTRGVDVGARAEIYALIRRLAAAGNAIVVISSEIEEVLGLSDTVLVVVDGRVLETLPASQIDEHGVLDLVMKGTAA; this is translated from the coding sequence GTGATCAAAGTTGACCATCAATCGGCATTACTCGACGTCCGAGGCGTAACGAAGGCGTTCGCGGGCGTTCAGGCGCTGCGAGGCGTCGACCTCGAGATCCTGCCGGGCGAGGTGCATTGCATCCTCGGCCAGAACGGCGCGGGCAAGTCGACGCTGATCAAGACACTGGCAGGCGTCCACCGTCCCGACGAGGGAGTCATCTCATGGCTCGGCGAGCCGGTCGAGATCCCGACTCCCGAGGCCGCCATCGAGCTCGGCATCGCGACGATGTACCAGGAGCTCGACGTCGTCGACGGGCTCACGATCGCCGAGAACATCTTCCTCGGGCACGAGCTGTCGCGCGGCGGGTTCACCAAGCGCTCCGAGGCGGCCAGGCAGACGCGCGAGCTGCTGCGACGCCTCGGGCACGGCAGCCTGTCGCCGCACACCGAGGTCGGCCAGCTGAGCGCCGCCAACAAGCAGATCGTCAGCATGGCGCGCGCCCTCTCGCACGACATCAAGCTGATCATCATGGACGAGCCGTCGGCGGTGCTCGACGGCGAGGAGGTCAAGAACCTCTTCCACGTCGTGCGCGAGCTGACGTCGGCGGGGATCGCGGTCGTCTACATCACGCACCGGCTCGAAGAGATCCGCCAGATCGGCGATCGCATCACCGTGCTCAAGGACGGGCGCTCGATGGCCAGCGGCCTCCCCGTGGCCGACACCCCGACGCCCGAGCTGATCCGCCTCATGACGGGCCGCTCGGTCGAGAACGTCTTCCCGCCCGCGGTCCCGCTCCCCGACGAGGCGCCCGTCGTGCTCGAAGTGCAGGGCCTGGCCGCGGCCGGCGTCTTCGAAGACGTGTCGTTCTCGGTGCGCGCGGGAGAGGTCGTCGGGCTCGCCGGCCTCGTCGGCTCGGGGCGGTCCGAGATCCTCGAGACGGTGTACGGCGCACGACGCGCGACGGCCGGCACGGTGAAGGTCGGCGGCAAGAAGCTCCCCCGCGGCTCCGTCGTGGCCGCCGTCCGCGCCGGCATCGGCCTGTCGCCCGAAGAGCGCAAGAGTCAGGGCCTCGTCCTCGACGAGCCGATCTACGTCAACGTGACGCTGTCGTCGGTCTCGCGCTTCGCCAAGGCCGGATTCCTCGACGAACGGGCCGAGCGCACGGCCACCCGCGAGCAGATCGAGGCCCTCGAGCTGCGGCCCGCAGACCCCGATCGCGAAGCGATCACCCTGTCGGGCGGCAACCAGCAGAAGATCCTGCTCGCCCGTTGGCTGGTCCACGGCACCCGCGTGCTGCTGCTGGACGAGCCCACCCGAGGCGTGGACGTCGGCGCGCGCGCCGAGATCTACGCCCTCATCCGGCGCCTCGCCGCCGCGGGCAACGCCATCGTCGTCATCTCGAGCGAGATCGAAGAGGTGCTCGGCCTGTCCGACACCGTCCTCGTGGTCGTCGACGGCCGCGTGCTCGAAACCCTTCCCGCCTCCCAGATCGATGAGCACGGCGTGCTCGATCTCGTCATGAAAGGAACCGCCGCGTGA
- a CDS encoding substrate-binding domain-containing protein, with product MRSHLKARTRLVLTGTAVIAAIGLLAGCTGGGADEGDVVDQGTTTEENAESGETVVIGFSGPAADHGWLGAINSGAQAAADSYDDVELRVAEGTNDPIAQIAAVETFVNEGVDAIVLLPSDGAALTEAAIAAMEAGVPVINVDREFSSPFAARATILGDNYGMGVSAGTYICEQLGGDSDAVVAEIAGIDSLPLTQDRSQGFADALEDCGLEVSARVAADFTVAGGEAAASQLLAANPQIDAIWNHDDDQGIGVLAAIESAGRDEFFMMGGAGSRSAMEAIEADDSVLKATVIYPSTQAADGVALARLIAQGKTMGDLITPGIPNRIVLDAPVVTKENVEQYIGLSFE from the coding sequence ATGCGCTCACACCTGAAAGCGCGCACGCGGCTGGTGCTCACGGGCACCGCTGTCATCGCAGCCATCGGACTTCTCGCCGGGTGCACCGGCGGAGGCGCGGACGAGGGCGACGTCGTCGACCAGGGGACCACGACCGAGGAGAACGCCGAGTCGGGCGAGACCGTCGTCATCGGATTCTCGGGTCCTGCGGCCGACCACGGCTGGCTCGGTGCCATCAACTCCGGTGCGCAGGCCGCGGCCGACAGCTACGACGATGTCGAGCTGCGCGTCGCGGAGGGCACCAACGACCCGATCGCCCAGATCGCGGCTGTCGAGACGTTCGTCAACGAGGGCGTCGACGCCATCGTGCTGCTGCCCTCGGACGGGGCCGCGCTGACCGAGGCCGCGATCGCCGCCATGGAGGCCGGCGTGCCGGTCATCAACGTCGACCGCGAGTTCTCGAGCCCGTTCGCCGCACGCGCGACGATCCTCGGCGACAACTACGGCATGGGCGTGAGCGCCGGCACCTACATCTGCGAGCAGCTCGGAGGCGACTCCGACGCCGTCGTCGCAGAGATCGCGGGCATCGACTCGCTGCCGCTGACGCAGGACCGCTCGCAGGGCTTCGCCGACGCCCTCGAGGACTGCGGCCTGGAGGTCTCGGCCCGCGTCGCGGCGGACTTCACGGTCGCCGGCGGTGAGGCGGCGGCATCCCAGCTGCTCGCAGCCAACCCGCAGATCGACGCGATCTGGAACCACGACGACGACCAGGGCATCGGCGTGCTGGCGGCCATCGAGTCCGCCGGTCGCGACGAGTTCTTCATGATGGGCGGCGCCGGAAGCCGCAGCGCCATGGAGGCCATCGAGGCCGACGACTCGGTGCTCAAGGCGACGGTCATCTACCCGTCGACGCAGGCCGCCGACGGCGTCGCGCTCGCGCGCCTCATCGCGCAGGGCAAGACGATGGGCGACCTGATCACCCCCGGCATCCCGAACCGCATCGTCCTCGACGCCCCCGTCGTGACGAAGGAGAACGTCGAGCAATACATCGGCCTCTCGTTCGAGTAA
- a CDS encoding Gfo/Idh/MocA family protein, whose protein sequence is MVGHGFMGAAHSQGWRVAPRFFDLPRQPEMTVVVGRDAETTAASARKWGWNESATDWREVIARDDIDIVDIVTPGDTHAEIAIAALEAGKHVLCEKPLANTVAEAEAMDRAAVAAAERGVRSMVGFTYRRVPATTFARDLVASGRIGEIRQVRAEYLQDWLMDPEAPLTWRLKKEHAGSGALGDIGAHAVDLTEYITGQKVTSVSGLIETLVAERPLLGEGVGLSGTASAERGEVTVDDVALFTGRLESGALASFEATRFRTGRKNALRIEISGSTGALAFDLERLNELEYYDATQPELEQGFRRILVTEHDHPYLAPWWPTGHMLGYEHGFSHQVRDFVAAIDEGSQPRPSFADGLHVQRVLDGVERSSAAGSVWTPIAG, encoded by the coding sequence ATGGTCGGCCACGGCTTCATGGGCGCCGCACATTCCCAGGGGTGGCGAGTCGCCCCGCGATTCTTCGACCTCCCCCGACAGCCCGAGATGACCGTCGTGGTCGGCCGCGATGCCGAGACGACCGCGGCATCCGCCCGCAAATGGGGGTGGAACGAGAGCGCCACCGACTGGCGCGAGGTGATCGCGCGCGACGACATCGACATCGTCGACATCGTCACCCCGGGCGACACGCACGCCGAGATCGCCATCGCGGCGCTCGAGGCCGGAAAGCACGTGCTGTGCGAGAAGCCTCTCGCCAACACCGTCGCCGAGGCGGAGGCCATGGACCGCGCGGCGGTCGCCGCGGCCGAGCGGGGCGTGCGCTCGATGGTGGGCTTCACCTACCGCCGCGTGCCCGCCACGACGTTCGCCCGCGATCTGGTCGCGTCCGGACGGATCGGCGAGATCCGTCAAGTGCGGGCCGAGTACCTGCAGGACTGGCTGATGGACCCCGAGGCCCCGCTCACGTGGCGCCTCAAGAAGGAGCACGCCGGCTCCGGCGCGCTCGGCGACATCGGGGCGCACGCCGTCGATCTCACCGAGTACATCACCGGTCAGAAGGTGACGTCGGTGTCGGGTCTCATCGAGACGCTCGTCGCCGAGCGCCCCCTGCTGGGCGAAGGCGTCGGTCTCTCCGGCACCGCGTCGGCGGAGCGCGGCGAGGTCACCGTCGACGACGTGGCTCTCTTCACCGGCCGGCTCGAGTCCGGCGCGCTGGCGTCGTTCGAGGCGACGCGCTTCCGCACCGGACGCAAGAACGCGCTGCGCATCGAGATCTCGGGATCGACCGGCGCGCTCGCCTTCGACCTCGAGCGCCTCAATGAGCTCGAGTACTACGACGCGACCCAGCCCGAGCTCGAGCAGGGCTTCCGCCGCATCCTCGTCACCGAGCACGACCACCCGTACCTTGCGCCGTGGTGGCCGACCGGTCATATGCTCGGCTACGAGCACGGCTTCTCGCACCAGGTGCGCGATTTCGTCGCGGCGATCGACGAGGGCTCGCAGCCTCGCCCGTCCTTCGCCGACGGCCTCCACGTGCAGCGCGTGCTGGACGGCGTGGAGCGCAGCTCGGCGGCGGGAAGCGTCTGGACCCCCATCGCCGGCTGA
- a CDS encoding sugar phosphate isomerase/epimerase family protein: MTRPITLFTGQWADLPFEEVARLAGEWGYDGLEIASWGDHLDVSRWDDDAYVQGRLDILERNGLKVYTISNHLAGQAVCDDPIDQRHRDILNDRVWGDGDPEGVRQRAAEEMKLTARMAARLGVKTVTGFTGSSIWKAVAMFPPASEEWVDAGYRDFAERFHPILDVFDEVGVRFAHEVHPSEIAYDYWSTKRTLEAIGHREAFGLNWDPSHMVWQDLDPVGFLWDFQDRIYHVHCKDTKKRLNGRNGRLSSHLAWADPRRGWDFISTGHGDVPWEDAFRMLNAIGYDGPLSVEWEDAGMDRLVGAPEALEFVRRLSTYRPSDAAFDAAFSQR; encoded by the coding sequence ATGACGCGACCGATCACTCTGTTCACGGGCCAGTGGGCTGACCTGCCGTTCGAGGAGGTGGCACGGCTCGCGGGCGAATGGGGCTACGACGGGCTCGAGATCGCCTCGTGGGGCGACCACCTCGACGTGTCGAGATGGGACGACGACGCCTACGTGCAGGGGCGGCTCGACATCCTCGAGCGCAACGGCCTGAAGGTCTACACGATCTCGAACCACCTCGCCGGGCAGGCGGTGTGCGACGACCCGATCGACCAGCGCCACCGCGACATCCTGAACGACCGGGTGTGGGGCGACGGCGATCCCGAGGGCGTGCGTCAGCGCGCCGCCGAAGAGATGAAGCTCACCGCGCGCATGGCCGCCCGGCTCGGCGTGAAGACGGTGACCGGCTTCACCGGCTCCTCGATCTGGAAGGCCGTGGCCATGTTCCCGCCGGCGTCGGAGGAGTGGGTGGATGCCGGCTACCGCGACTTCGCGGAGCGCTTCCACCCGATCCTGGACGTGTTCGACGAGGTGGGCGTGCGCTTCGCGCACGAGGTGCACCCGTCCGAGATCGCGTACGACTACTGGAGCACCAAGCGCACGCTCGAGGCCATCGGCCACCGCGAGGCGTTCGGCCTGAACTGGGATCCGTCGCACATGGTGTGGCAGGACCTCGACCCGGTGGGCTTCCTGTGGGACTTCCAGGACCGGATCTACCACGTGCACTGCAAGGACACGAAGAAGCGCCTCAACGGTCGTAACGGCCGGCTGTCGTCGCACCTGGCCTGGGCCGACCCGCGGCGGGGCTGGGACTTCATCTCGACCGGCCACGGCGACGTGCCGTGGGAGGATGCCTTCCGCATGCTCAACGCGATCGGCTACGACGGTCCGCTCTCGGTGGAGTGGGAGGATGCCGGCATGGACCGCCTCGTCGGTGCGCCCGAGGCCCTCGAGTTCGTCCGCCGGCTGTCCACGTACCGGCCCTCCGACGCCGCATTCGACGCCGCGTTCTCGCAGCGCTGA
- a CDS encoding MarR family winged helix-turn-helix transcriptional regulator, giving the protein MATHETREARTEAVRALEAEFGELINRFRRIILENANRVSPGMLPGAYKVFTTIVRREQVTLSALAETLMADKGQISRTVRELEQLGLVQRTPDPTDGRSSLLAPTPEGLERLAAARAPQESTLVDALEDWSLDDIHNLTRLLHALTAGESPSS; this is encoded by the coding sequence ATGGCCACCCACGAGACCCGAGAGGCGCGCACCGAAGCGGTGCGCGCCCTCGAAGCGGAGTTCGGCGAGCTGATCAACCGGTTCCGGCGGATCATCCTCGAGAACGCGAACCGGGTGAGCCCGGGCATGCTGCCCGGCGCCTACAAGGTGTTCACCACGATCGTGCGCCGCGAACAGGTGACGCTGTCGGCCCTGGCCGAGACCCTCATGGCCGACAAGGGCCAGATCAGCCGTACGGTGCGCGAGCTCGAACAGCTGGGACTGGTGCAGCGCACCCCCGATCCCACCGACGGCCGGTCGAGCCTGCTCGCACCCACGCCGGAGGGTCTCGAGCGCCTCGCCGCGGCGCGCGCGCCGCAGGAGAGCACGCTCGTCGACGCGCTCGAGGACTGGTCCCTCGACGACATCCACAACCTCACGCGGCTGCTGCACGCCCTGACGGCGGGTGAGTCGCCGAGCTCCTGA
- a CDS encoding MDR family MFS transporter produces the protein MVTSTPATGSVATATAGGATIADDKRRHRRVLQALTGLLLGMFVSMLASTVVSTSLPVIVHDLGGDQAAFTWVVTATLLTTAISTPIWGKLADLFNRKLLIQIAIVIFVLATAAAGFSQDPGTLIAFRAVQGIGAGGLAALSQVIMADIISPRERGRYMGLFGAVMAVATVGGPLLGGFITDTIDWRWNFFIAVPFAVAALIMMQRTLHLPARPKTKVRIDYLGIVLLSTAVSLLLIWITNAGNDYGWWSAETILMVGGALLATLLFIIVELRSKEPLVPLTMFRNRTFTLAVIASISIGIAMFGTSVFLSQYMQMARGATPTEAGLMTIPMIGGLLIASIVIGGLVTKHGHWKPYLVVGGVLLIAGSFLLSTIEYDTNFVLVSLYMFLLGAGVGMTMQNLVLIVQNTAKPTEIGVASSGVTFFRSLGGTIGVSVMGAALATSATDLVAERRADIGAAIAKLGEEGVAVAEQLQSGAIPNVAQLPEAVRVIFEDIYAQAIAHSFLIAVPLAVVSLIAIVFLPNVPLTRMTTSERVSASEADLATVTTAEGMDALTATAENTTTDASATATADDAASATTRTRR, from the coding sequence ATGGTCACGTCCACCCCCGCGACCGGGTCGGTCGCCACTGCCACCGCCGGCGGCGCCACCATCGCCGACGACAAGCGCCGGCACCGCCGCGTGCTGCAGGCGCTCACCGGGCTGCTGCTCGGCATGTTCGTGTCGATGCTCGCGTCGACCGTCGTGTCGACCTCGCTGCCCGTCATCGTCCACGATCTCGGCGGCGACCAGGCCGCGTTCACATGGGTCGTCACCGCCACACTGCTGACCACCGCGATCTCGACGCCGATCTGGGGCAAGCTCGCCGACCTGTTCAACCGCAAGCTGCTCATCCAGATCGCGATCGTGATCTTCGTGCTGGCGACCGCCGCGGCCGGATTCTCGCAGGATCCCGGCACGCTCATCGCGTTCCGCGCGGTGCAGGGCATCGGCGCCGGTGGACTCGCGGCGCTCAGCCAGGTGATCATGGCCGACATCATCAGCCCGCGCGAGCGCGGTCGCTACATGGGCCTGTTCGGCGCCGTCATGGCCGTCGCCACGGTCGGCGGACCGCTCCTGGGCGGCTTCATCACCGACACGATCGACTGGCGCTGGAACTTCTTCATCGCCGTGCCCTTCGCCGTCGCTGCCCTGATCATGATGCAGCGCACCCTGCACCTGCCGGCGAGGCCCAAGACCAAGGTGCGCATCGACTACCTCGGCATCGTGCTGCTGTCGACCGCGGTCTCGCTGCTGCTCATCTGGATCACGAACGCGGGCAACGACTACGGGTGGTGGAGCGCCGAGACGATCCTCATGGTCGGCGGCGCACTGCTGGCGACGCTCCTGTTCATCATCGTCGAACTGCGCTCGAAAGAGCCGCTGGTCCCCCTCACGATGTTCCGCAACCGCACCTTCACGCTCGCCGTGATCGCGTCGATCTCGATCGGCATCGCGATGTTCGGCACGTCGGTCTTCCTCAGCCAGTACATGCAGATGGCACGCGGCGCCACGCCGACCGAGGCGGGACTCATGACCATCCCCATGATCGGCGGCCTGCTCATCGCGTCGATCGTGATCGGCGGGCTCGTCACCAAGCACGGGCACTGGAAGCCCTATCTCGTCGTCGGCGGCGTGCTGCTGATCGCGGGTTCGTTCCTGCTGTCGACGATCGAGTACGACACGAACTTCGTGCTCGTCTCGCTGTACATGTTCCTGCTCGGCGCCGGCGTCGGCATGACGATGCAGAACCTCGTCCTCATCGTGCAGAACACCGCCAAGCCCACCGAGATCGGCGTCGCCAGCTCGGGAGTGACGTTCTTCCGCAGCCTCGGCGGCACGATCGGCGTGTCGGTCATGGGTGCCGCTCTCGCCACCTCGGCGACCGACCTCGTCGCCGAACGCCGCGCCGACATCGGGGCGGCCATCGCGAAGCTGGGCGAGGAGGGCGTGGCCGTGGCCGAGCAGCTGCAGTCGGGCGCGATCCCGAACGTCGCACAGCTGCCCGAAGCAGTCCGCGTGATCTTCGAGGACATCTACGCCCAGGCGATCGCCCACTCGTTTCTCATCGCCGTGCCGCTGGCCGTCGTGAGCCTCATCGCGATCGTGTTCCTGCCGAACGTCCCGCTCACGCGCATGACGACGAGCGAGCGCGTCAGTGCGAGCGAGGCCGACCTCGCGACCGTCACGACGGCCGAGGGCATGGACGCTCTGACCGCGACCGCCGAGAACACGACGACGGATGCCTCGGCCACCGCGACCGCCGATGACGCCGCGTCCGCGACGACCCGGACCCGACGCTAA
- a CDS encoding SRPBCC family protein → MIGIARAERTSTARAEEFFARWCDLGSHPEWAPSMEYFRPQDPFGIGARGVSRPRGGEEASFVVTAVGPGAVYADRTELGGAELTVHHEATPVDGGCVVVLRAWLEGPEADGWSERLGDTVQRALERDLESLALLLEG, encoded by the coding sequence ATGATCGGGATCGCCCGCGCCGAGCGCACGTCCACCGCCCGCGCTGAGGAGTTCTTCGCGCGGTGGTGCGATCTCGGATCGCACCCGGAGTGGGCCCCCAGCATGGAGTACTTCCGCCCCCAGGACCCGTTCGGGATCGGCGCCCGCGGCGTCTCCCGGCCGCGGGGCGGCGAGGAGGCGTCGTTCGTGGTCACCGCCGTCGGACCCGGGGCGGTCTACGCCGACCGCACCGAGCTCGGTGGCGCCGAGCTCACGGTCCACCACGAGGCCACCCCCGTCGACGGCGGGTGCGTCGTCGTCCTCCGTGCCTGGCTCGAGGGTCCCGAGGCCGACGGCTGGTCGGAGCGCCTGGGCGACACCGTGCAGCGGGCCCTCGAGCGGGACCTCGAGTCGCTCGCGCTGCTGCTGGAGGGGTGA
- a CDS encoding YqaJ viral recombinase family protein: MTPELAARTPELAARIVADSRDRVAWVRARSRGITATDVAALTSERAIARAADAKLMGSGFSGNAYTAHGRAREPEIASWVAATHGIQPSSALFHAVVEKRHLATPDGIAVDVAGRVTLAEIKTTNKAWRSIPRSYLRQVWWQQHVLGAERTLVAWEQHDGFVPVGDEPRCAWVDRDEAEIAKLVRLATALIDELYLRTTRGRNDERMPQPPSAPRQPFRALALAD, translated from the coding sequence GTGACCCCTGAGCTCGCCGCACGCACCCCTGAGCTCGCGGCCCGCATCGTCGCGGACTCCCGCGATCGGGTCGCGTGGGTGCGAGCCCGCTCGCGCGGCATCACGGCGACGGATGTCGCGGCCCTCACCTCCGAGCGGGCGATCGCGCGCGCAGCCGACGCCAAGCTCATGGGTTCGGGTTTCTCGGGCAACGCCTACACGGCGCACGGTCGCGCACGCGAACCCGAGATCGCGTCGTGGGTGGCGGCCACCCACGGCATCCAGCCGTCGTCCGCGCTGTTCCACGCCGTCGTCGAGAAGCGTCACCTCGCCACCCCCGACGGCATCGCGGTCGACGTCGCCGGGCGGGTCACGCTCGCCGAGATCAAGACGACGAACAAGGCCTGGCGCAGCATCCCGCGGTCCTACCTCCGTCAGGTGTGGTGGCAGCAGCACGTGCTCGGCGCCGAGCGCACGCTCGTGGCGTGGGAGCAGCACGACGGCTTCGTCCCGGTCGGCGACGAGCCCCGGTGCGCGTGGGTCGACCGCGACGAGGCCGAGATCGCGAAGCTCGTGCGCCTCGCGACCGCTCTCATCGACGAGCTCTACCTGCGCACGACCCGTGGCCGCAACGACGAGCGGATGCCGCAGCCGCCGTCCGCGCCGCGCCAGCCGTTCCGCGCGCTCGCCCTCGCGGACTGA
- a CDS encoding HD domain-containing phosphohydrolase encodes MCTAVRRCENPSMVAVEDVGAPPVHRHELLTALSRGIDLCMGQPMGHTLGQTCIALRLAERAGLDDDARREVFHTSMLAWAGCHVDSLEQATWFGDDHRAKAGFRTVDFGDEHAEAVYLARHLGAGQPAAVRRRTIAGFRVDGRRQVDEMFPNHSFAATALADALAVPLRERIGLGHVFERWDGQGEPDGLGGTEIAFSARACDLGDVVMAMWRAGGQDAAVAVARARSGTEFDPGLVEAFCDEAGALFDELADAGPLAAVQRVCPALDDAIDGARLDAALAAIADYVDLKAPSALGHQSMTAGLVDAAAAECGFAARDRVHVRRSALLHDIGRLGVPAAVWESRRPLTPAEAEQIRLHPYVTESILEPFPGLRPLGATAGQHHERLDGSGYPRALSGDAISPAGRLLAAADVYSSKAERRPHRAAVPASDLPAVLREGAREGRLDSAAVEAVLVAAGHRRRRRRSWPCGLTDREVEVLQLAARGRSTAEMAEALHVSPKTVAHHLEHIYVKTGARNRAMLAVFTVRHALFSGDAAPVRERAEDGSIAP; translated from the coding sequence ATGTGCACCGCCGTGCGCCGGTGCGAGAATCCCTCTATGGTCGCCGTCGAGGACGTCGGGGCACCGCCGGTCCACCGGCATGAGCTGCTGACAGCGCTGTCGCGCGGGATCGACCTGTGCATGGGGCAGCCCATGGGTCACACTCTCGGGCAGACCTGCATCGCGCTGCGCCTGGCGGAACGGGCCGGTCTCGACGACGACGCGCGGCGCGAGGTCTTCCACACGTCGATGCTCGCGTGGGCGGGATGCCACGTCGACTCGCTCGAGCAGGCGACGTGGTTCGGTGACGATCACCGCGCGAAGGCCGGATTCCGGACGGTGGACTTCGGCGACGAGCACGCCGAGGCCGTCTACCTGGCACGCCATCTCGGAGCCGGGCAGCCGGCTGCGGTGCGTCGCCGCACGATCGCCGGATTCCGCGTCGACGGTCGGCGCCAGGTCGACGAGATGTTCCCCAATCACAGCTTCGCGGCGACCGCGCTCGCCGACGCTCTGGCCGTGCCGTTGCGGGAGCGGATCGGTCTCGGCCACGTCTTCGAACGCTGGGACGGCCAGGGCGAGCCCGACGGTCTCGGCGGGACCGAGATCGCGTTCTCGGCCCGTGCCTGCGACCTGGGCGACGTCGTGATGGCGATGTGGCGCGCGGGCGGGCAGGATGCCGCCGTCGCGGTGGCGCGCGCCCGCAGCGGAACGGAGTTCGACCCCGGCCTGGTGGAGGCGTTCTGCGACGAGGCCGGCGCGCTGTTCGACGAGCTGGCCGACGCCGGTCCGCTCGCGGCGGTCCAGCGCGTCTGCCCCGCGCTCGACGACGCGATCGACGGCGCGCGGCTCGACGCGGCGCTGGCAGCGATCGCGGACTACGTGGACCTCAAGGCTCCGTCTGCGCTCGGGCATCAATCGATGACGGCCGGCCTCGTGGATGCCGCGGCCGCCGAGTGCGGGTTCGCCGCGCGCGACCGCGTCCACGTGCGCCGGTCCGCCCTGCTGCACGACATCGGGCGATTGGGAGTGCCCGCGGCCGTCTGGGAGAGCCGGCGCCCGCTCACCCCGGCTGAGGCTGAGCAGATCCGCCTGCATCCCTACGTCACGGAGTCGATCCTCGAACCGTTCCCGGGCTTGCGTCCGCTGGGCGCCACCGCGGGCCAGCACCATGAACGCCTGGACGGATCCGGCTATCCGCGAGCGCTCTCGGGCGACGCGATCTCACCGGCCGGCCGGCTGCTGGCAGCCGCTGACGTCTACAGTTCGAAGGCGGAACGGCGTCCGCATCGCGCCGCGGTCCCGGCATCCGATCTCCCTGCGGTGCTGCGCGAGGGGGCCCGGGAGGGCCGGCTGGACTCGGCGGCCGTGGAAGCAGTGCTGGTCGCGGCCGGGCACCGTCGCCGGCGGCGTCGCTCCTGGCCGTGCGGTCTCACAGATCGCGAGGTCGAGGTGCTGCAGCTCGCGGCACGCGGGCGCTCCACCGCCGAGATGGCCGAGGCGCTGCATGTGTCGCCGAAGACGGTGGCGCATCATCTCGAGCACATCTACGTCAAGACGGGGGCGCGCAACCGGGCGATGCTCGCGGTCTTCACCGTGCGGCACGCCCTGTTCTCGGGCGACGCGGCGCCGGTCCGCGAGCGCGCCGAAGATGGGTCGATCGCCCCATGA